The Dysidea avara chromosome 13, odDysAvar1.4, whole genome shotgun sequence genome includes a region encoding these proteins:
- the LOC136242527 gene encoding WD repeat-containing protein 70-like, protein MDGSGSGDISSVMGFSGFGKVQKQAKKFDLDAIFEKTKREAKTILSHNAPASDENSKDDDDMMIGPPVSLAQPDESATTDQQTSNDTNTKKVDSDEDSDDEDPEDPTSRVPITHEATLQHGSKPVSGITLDPAGARLVTGGYDFELKLWDFVSMDRRLKPFRSTAPCGNHQIKSVQFSPTGDAILVCPGSAQAKVLDRDGRAQSECIKGDQYIVNMTNTRGHVSNLNCACWDPKQRGHFMTCSQDCTLRLWNVDEDSVTNQLHVIKCRNKQGKRCVPTTCAYSPDGKLIATALQDGSIQLWNNRSPFVQPCMKQMTAHSVGTDTSCLCFALDNHYLASRGGDDSLKLWDLRQFKRPVGVALGLDNIFPMTECCFSPNQQMIVTGTSVQRGKADSELIFFDKQLEKIKSIPVEDSSIVRCTWHPKLNQLFVGCASGTVHAYYNPDISNRGVMSCVVKEEKRKSSTSLQLSANAPIITPHSLPMFRESQSRNLKRKREKERLDPVLSHKPEPPISKSGGGRIAAGSSLGAYVRKITAMEKLDKEDPRDAVLKYAKVAEEDPYWIAPAYDRTQPEPVFADVQDEEEEKDE, encoded by the exons ATGGACGGGTCCG GTAGTGGAGATATATCCAGTGTGATGGGCTTTTCTGGCTTTGGCAAAGTGCAGAAACAAGCCAAGAAATTTGACTTGGATGCCATTTTTGAGAAGACCAAACGAGAAGCAAAGACCATATTGTCTCATAACG CTCCTGCTAGtgatgagaatagtaaagatgatgatgatatgaTGATTGGCCCTCCTGTATCACTAGCACAACCTGATGAATCAGCAACtactgatcaacag ACATCAAATGACACTAACACTAAGAAAGTAGACAGTGATGAAGATAGCGATGATGAAGATCCTGAG GATCCAACTAGCCGTGTACCCATCACTCATGAAGCAACATTACAACATGGCAGTAAACCA GTTTCTGGGATAACGTTAGATCCTGCAGGAGCTCGACTAGTAACTGGTGGATATGATTTTGag TTGAAACTGTGGGATTTTGTTTCCATGGATCGTCGACTGAAGCCATTCAGGAGCACTGCTCCTTGTGGAAA TCATCAAATCAAATCAGTACAATTCAGTCCAACTGGAGATGCTATTCTAGTGTGCCCTGGTAGTGCCCAG GCCAAGGTTCTGGACAGAGATGGTCGTGCACAGAGTGAATGTATTAAAGGGGACCAGTACATTGTAAACATGACTAATACTAGGGGGCATGTCTCCAACCTTAACTGTGCTTGCTGGGACCCAAAGCAACGTGGACATTTCATGACCTGCTCACAAGACTG TACACTTCGATTATGGAATGTTGATGAAGATAGTGTCACTAACCAGCTTCATGTAATCAAATGTCGTAATAAACAAG GAAAGAGATGTGTCCCAACTACTTGTGCGTACAGTCCTGATGGAAAGTTGATAGCTACAGCTCTACAGGATGGAAGCATCCAACTATGGAACAACAGGAGCCCTTTT GTGCAGCCTTGTATGAAGCAGATGACTGCACATTCAGTTGGTACTGACACGTCTTGTTTATGTTTCGCCCTCGATAATCACTACCTTGCATCTCGTGGTGGTGATGACTCGCTGAAATTGTGGGACTTGCGGCAGTTCAAGAGACCAGTAGGTGTGGCTCTTGGTCTGGACAACATCTTCCCTAT GACAGAGTGTTGCTTTAGTCCCAACCAGCAAATGATTGTTACTGGAACGTCTGTTCAACGAGGAAAG GCTGACAGTGAACTTATTTTCTTTGATAAACAACTGGAGAAGATTAAAAGTATACCAGTTGAGGACTCT AGTATTGTAAGATGTACTTGGCATCCTAAACTAAACCAGTTATTCGTTGGCTGTGCTAGTGGTACTGTACATGCCTACTACAATCCAGATATCAGTAATAG AGGAGTGATGTCGTGTGTTGTTAAGGAAGAGAAACGAAAGAGCTCCACTTCTCTTCAGTTGTCAGCTAATGCTCCTATTATCACTC CTCATTCACTGCCAATGTTTCGGGAGAGTCAGTCAAGAAACTTGAAAAGAAAACGTGAGAAGGAGCGTCTGGACCCTGTCCTATCTCACAAACCAGAACCGCCGATCAGCAAGA GCGGTGGTGGGAGAATAGCCGCTGGTAGTTCATTGGGAGCTTATGTGAGGAAGATCACTGCTATGGAGAAGCTGGACAAGGAGGACCCTCGAGATGCTGTGCTCAAGTATGCAAAG
- the LOC136242501 gene encoding uncharacterized protein, with the protein MATGDRLPYSSRAFLSAVRSGQVEVVRDILSVESRRNDINVQNDWGDTALLIAAQLGYLNICQMLLAGGACSAKQNNRGETCLHRACITGNLKIVEAILDREVGKVINKVDDEGYTALHFAVQVIPHSKAMELSKLLVLAGADVYIINNRGETSAAVARRVGNEQLAYYLETKLSNDEESIIAEMNCYKGLIIGGYKEALNTVYLSITQVKLMLVGNSGTGKTCLKKTLFGEQFDPEELPTNGIDADPSTAKVNVKQYRDWVLQPTSKVEVHRLNLIHVDLITNHILNKIKLGSAEVRVPMHTPIQLPQEKKVLFRERDSIHIMSGISYDDRSLFSPVAGFSLSSSQIMEGSTEEEANTSVQDSNSFHPGYLEMPSPLISHQNTVLGTSSGTTDQESSTEDSAKSSFSGDLSQVPQEILRRILLRWNIKEPPKYLDSRCCSLSVCDTSGYPLMINVTPLFFSRRCIYLGVFDLSQPFQALSQPHIDVGLTDVYGNTPTNADVLDEWLSVAAGQAKSLPFEPLGVHHSKSPRLPPIILVGSQIDKCSSSCELQNVSEFINSRCFSSHMNQQDPPMVFCCSSLMESQSEYSDKSGMPHAGHHLLRREIDTIARQLPFSHEKIPLKWVKFQQIICSLKDQRKCLLLYQELSQFVKTQCPGQFVDVDIHIMFIHYHSLGSICYFSSHKQLSQFVITDPQWLMTAIASIIKPPTKPWFTQAVKEEFAQLVQQGIIDSTILQLRYRYCNQHLQMWNQVVFIMDCLELLCFHPLLEKKQIMMPCVVVRTAPAFLTSPSNPKLATLCFKVDAGTLPELLFYQIVLCCVRSATRYLPTLYRHLAHVQLTQTHHLILMKSKNNLLVRVEPNCEFCIDQAVVDCHLDPCYAEWEENEFIQSETMDKIKRKPLCKEHLVFEHDQLESICPVVLSFLQQHIEYLCACWLPGLKYSIEVLINNCYISLDNINNKEQNSLPDISLWLGHNNVI; encoded by the exons ATGGCCACCGGAGACAGGTTACCTTACTCAAGTCGCGCATTCTTATCCGCCGTAAGGAGTGGCCAGGTGGAGGTGGTACGGGATATCTTGTCGGTTGAGTCGCGTAGGAATGACATCAACGTACAGAACGACTGGGGTGATACGGCGTTATTGATCGCCGCTCAGTTGGGCTATCTCAACATTTGTCAGATGTTACTGGCAGGGGGAGCATGCAGTGCAAAACAGAACAACCGTGGGGAGACCTGCCTTCACAGAGCATGCATCACAGGCAACTTGAAAATAGTCGAGGCCATTTTAG ACAGAGAAGTTGGGAAAGTGATTAATAAGGTTGATGATGAGGGGTACACTGCTCTCCACTTTGCTGttcaagtgatacctcactctaAAGCAATGGAGTTATCCAAGTTACTAGTCCTGGCTGGAGCTGATGTTTATATCATCAACAATCGAGGGGAGACGTCTGCAGCAGTAGCACGGAGGGTCGGTAATGAACAACTGGCCTACTACTTGGAGACCAAGTTGTCTAATGATG AGGAGAGTATAATAGCTGAGATGAACTGTTATAAGGGCCTGATTATTGGTGGGTACAAGGAAGCACTAAATACAGTCTATTTGTCGATAACTCAAGTCAAGTTGATGTTAGTTGGCAATAGTGGTACAG GAAAGACGTGCTTGAAGAAGACACTTTTTGGAGAGCAGTTTGATCCAGAAGAGCTGCCTACAAATGGGATTGATGCAGACCCATCCACTGCCAAAGTCAATGTGAAGCAATACCGAGACTGGGTACTGCAACCCACTTCTAAAGTTGAAGTGCACCGACTTAATCTAATACACGTTGATTTGATTACTAACCACATTCTGAACAAAATAAAATTGGGTTCGGCAGAGGTGCGGGTACCCATGCATACTCCAATTCAACTGCCGCAGGAGAAGAAAGTTCTGTTTCGAGAGAGAGACAGCATTCATATAATGAGTGGTATATCGTATGATGATCGCAGTCTGTTCAGCCCTGTTGCTGGTTTTTCCTTATCTTCATCACAGATAATGGAAGGATCCACTGAAGAGGAGGCAAATACATCTGTACAAGATTCAAATTCTTTCCATCCAGGATATTTGGAGATGCCTTCTCCGCTTATTTCTCATCAGAATACAGTACTGGGGACCAGCAGTGGGACTACTGACCAGGAGTCTTCTACTGAAGACAGTGCCAAGTCATCCTTTTCAGGAGATCTGTCTCAAGTACCACAAGAGATACTCCGCCGGATTCTCCTGCGATGGAATATCAAAGAACCACCTAAATACTTGGACAGTCGCTGTTGTTCTCTATCAGTCTGTGATACGTCTGGCTATCCACTCATGATAAATGTCACTCCACTGTTCTTCTCCAGACGTTGTATTTATCTGGGTGTGTTTGACTTGTCCCAACCCTTTCAAGCATTATCACAACCTCATATTGATGTTGGCCTAACAGATGTGTATGGTAATACTCCTACCAATGCTGATGTCTTGGATGAATGGCTAAGTGTGGCTGCTGGACAAGCGAAATCTCTTCCATTTGAGCCCCTGGGAGTACACCATAGCAAAAGTCCTCGTCTGCCACCAATTATTTTAGTCGGCTCGCAGATAGACAAGTGCAGTAGCAGTTGTGAGCTGCAGAATGTGTCGGAGTTTATCAACAGCCGGTGTTTTTCAAGCCACATGAATCAACAAGACCCACCGATGGTGTTCTGTTGCAGTAGTTTGATGGAGAGCCAGTCTGAGTACAGCGACAAATCAGGTATGCCTCATGCTGGACACCATCTACTGAGACGAGAGATAGACACAATTGCCAGACAACTTCCCTTCAGTCATGAAAAGATTCCACTAAAATGGGTCAAGTTTCAGCAAATTATTTGCAGCCTGAAGGATCAACGAAAATGTCTTCTCTTGTACCAGGAGCTGTCACAGTTTGTGAAAACACAATGTCCAGGTCAATTTGTGGATGTTGACATACACATAATGTTCATCCATTATCATTCCTTGGGTAGTATCTGCTATTTCTCCTCCCACAAGCAACTATCACAGTTTGTCATAACTGATCCTCAGTGGCTGATGACCGCAATAGCTAGTATTATAAAGCCACCTACAAAACCGTGGTTCACACAAGCTGTAAAGGAAGAGTTTGCTCAGTTGGTTCAACAGGGTATTATTGACTCAACTATTTTACAGTTACGTTATCGCTACTGTAACCAACATCTACAAATGTGGAACCAAGTTGTCTTCATAATGGATTGTCTAGAACTGCTGTGCTTTCACCCACTActggaaaaaaagcaaataaTGATGCCATGTGTAGTGGTGAGAACTGCTCCGGCTTTTTTGACAAGTCCGTCCAACCCTAAATTAGCTACACTGTGTTTTAAAGTTGACGCAGGTACTCTCCCTGAATTACTATTCTACCAAATAGTTCTTTGTTGTGTACGCTCGGCTACACGTTATCTCCCAACTCTGTATCGTCACTTGGCTCACGTACAACTAACACAAACGCATCACCTCATCTTAATGAAAAGTAAAAACAACTTATTGGTAAGGGTGGAGCCAAACTGTGAGTTTTGTATTGACCAGGCTGTAGTAGATTGTCATCTAGATCCCTGTTATGCTGAGTGGGAAGAAAACGAATTTATTCAATCTGAGACAATGGATAAAATCAAGAGAAAACCACTTTGCAAAGAACACTTGGTATTTGAACATGACCAGTTAGAAAGTATTTGTCCTGTAGTGTTATCATTCCTACAACAGCACATTGAATACCTTTGTGCCTGCTGGCTACCTGGTTTGAAATACAGTATAGAAGTACTTATTAATAATTGTTACATTTCACTTGACAACATCAACAATAAAGAACAGAACAGTCTACCTGACATTTCTTTGTGGTTAGGACACAATAATGTAATATAG